A section of the Myxococcus virescens genome encodes:
- a CDS encoding SpoIID/LytB domain-containing protein: MGLAVTVAVLLAATPTFVTRGDVTPEAGLRREAEAAWTALEARYVQEAGGAPAKPPASIVLQKGAALTLQRNGQGRPGLVELRQNTPGVLDERLRLALRHELAHQFLWWACPQSSEDRLFHEAFSVAVSGELPSWKEGPYLSLSRAASVLAGAPEVDTPRARRALARLLSESPGFPPALSRRLRQCQDGARWASPLSIDELAGVGVREARPATVVVSRHSGEVLLSEGDVRRALPYGSVLKPFLYAAGAEHPALPPRPGVPEWGCGAGLPAKVDARTALLRSCNGYFLDWEARGSAPRAFGAWGPVLASVGLTGLPEDMAEATGLRSTLAVSPWGVAQAYRLLAEARPDVVALLADNAARGTLAELPASKSLVGVATKTGTVRDAASRPQFGWIAAVDPDLVAVVVRPGAMPRQFAEEVPKALARARKQAGLEAARVQVLGLLPPGDVEARCSGAGFALVEGVPRAGAETWAPLASLTQRGAAVCLGAPWRVRFPGGPAEGRDYAGVFITSEPPPYRPPPGVPTTPSAMKARRGSDFVFRTTRLQYAAGVVSAEDVTLTGEARVALARVVAHNEQHGHSRHPGRPVCDTTHCQAFRGTVRVRSEDAKALGLAPLKWRKWLTFSQGGEEPWRQARPRAEVERLLGRGLVSLHFKAGRVHYLRAETEGDATFDTARSMPCDLLRSGLKLPSCPRTASFNGESLMFEGRGRGHGEGLDVEAAKAAGAGSDVILDDAYGQ; the protein is encoded by the coding sequence ATGGGGTTGGCCGTCACGGTGGCCGTGCTGCTGGCGGCCACCCCCACCTTCGTCACTCGCGGCGACGTGACACCCGAGGCCGGGCTGCGCCGCGAGGCCGAGGCCGCCTGGACGGCGCTGGAGGCGCGTTACGTCCAGGAGGCCGGAGGCGCGCCGGCGAAGCCCCCGGCCTCCATCGTCCTCCAGAAGGGCGCGGCGCTGACGCTCCAGCGCAACGGCCAGGGACGCCCGGGGCTGGTGGAGCTTCGGCAGAACACGCCGGGCGTGCTGGATGAGCGGCTGCGGCTGGCGCTCCGGCACGAGCTGGCACACCAGTTCCTGTGGTGGGCGTGTCCCCAGTCCAGCGAGGACCGCCTCTTCCACGAAGCCTTCTCCGTGGCGGTGAGTGGCGAGCTGCCCTCGTGGAAGGAGGGGCCCTATCTGTCGTTGTCCCGCGCGGCGTCGGTGCTGGCCGGGGCGCCGGAGGTGGACACGCCCCGGGCCCGCCGCGCGCTGGCGCGGCTGCTGAGCGAGTCCCCGGGCTTTCCGCCGGCGCTGTCGCGCAGGCTTCGGCAGTGCCAGGACGGCGCGCGGTGGGCGTCGCCGCTGTCCATCGACGAGCTGGCGGGCGTGGGCGTGCGCGAGGCCCGGCCCGCGACGGTGGTGGTGAGCCGCCATTCGGGAGAGGTGTTGCTGTCGGAGGGCGACGTGCGGCGCGCGCTGCCGTACGGCTCGGTGCTCAAGCCCTTCCTGTACGCGGCGGGCGCGGAGCACCCGGCGCTGCCGCCGCGCCCGGGCGTGCCGGAGTGGGGCTGCGGCGCGGGGTTGCCGGCGAAGGTGGACGCGCGCACCGCGCTGCTGCGTTCGTGCAACGGCTACTTCCTGGACTGGGAGGCGCGGGGTTCGGCGCCCCGGGCCTTCGGCGCATGGGGGCCGGTGCTGGCCTCGGTGGGACTGACGGGCCTGCCGGAGGACATGGCGGAGGCGACGGGGCTTCGCTCCACACTGGCCGTGTCGCCCTGGGGCGTGGCGCAGGCGTACCGGCTGCTGGCGGAGGCTCGGCCAGATGTGGTGGCGCTGCTGGCGGACAATGCCGCGCGCGGCACGCTGGCGGAGTTGCCCGCGTCGAAGTCACTGGTGGGCGTGGCGACCAAGACGGGCACCGTGCGCGACGCGGCGAGCCGGCCCCAGTTCGGTTGGATTGCCGCCGTGGACCCGGATTTGGTGGCGGTGGTGGTGCGGCCCGGCGCCATGCCCCGCCAGTTCGCGGAGGAAGTGCCCAAGGCGCTGGCGCGCGCGCGCAAGCAGGCGGGCCTGGAGGCCGCGCGCGTGCAGGTGCTGGGGCTGCTTCCACCGGGGGACGTCGAGGCGCGGTGCTCCGGCGCGGGTTTCGCACTGGTGGAGGGTGTGCCGCGCGCGGGCGCGGAGACCTGGGCACCCCTGGCATCTCTCACCCAGCGTGGCGCGGCCGTGTGTCTGGGCGCGCCCTGGCGCGTGCGCTTTCCCGGTGGTCCCGCCGAGGGCCGTGACTACGCGGGCGTCTTCATCACCTCCGAGCCGCCGCCGTACCGGCCGCCGCCGGGCGTTCCCACCACCCCCAGCGCCATGAAGGCGCGGCGCGGCTCCGACTTCGTCTTCCGCACCACGCGCCTGCAATACGCGGCGGGCGTGGTGTCCGCCGAGGACGTGACGCTGACGGGCGAGGCTCGTGTGGCGCTGGCGCGGGTGGTGGCCCACAACGAGCAACATGGCCACAGCCGTCACCCGGGGCGCCCCGTCTGTGACACCACGCACTGTCAGGCCTTCCGCGGCACCGTGCGCGTGCGGTCCGAGGACGCGAAGGCCCTGGGACTGGCGCCGCTGAAGTGGCGCAAGTGGCTGACCTTCTCCCAGGGCGGGGAGGAGCCCTGGCGGCAGGCGCGGCCCCGCGCGGAGGTGGAGCGGCTGTTGGGGCGCGGGCTGGTGTCGCTGCACTTCAAGGCGGGGCGGGTGCACTACCTGCGCGCGGAGACGGAGGGCGACGCGACGTTCGACACCGCGCGCTCAATGCCGTGTGACTTGCTGCGCTCCGGTTTGAAGCTGCCGTCGTGCCCTCGCACCGCGTCATTCAATGGCGAATCACTGATGTTCGAGGGCCGTGGCCGTGGCCATGGCGAGGGCTTGGATGTCGAAGCCGCCAAGGCCGCGGGTGCGGGCAGCGATGTGATACTCGATGACGCATACGGGCAGTGA
- a CDS encoding DUF4142 domain-containing protein: MAVLAALWGTCPLLGLTARAEAPQQGQTRNVLSARDLLLGQLALFDAKAIAAGNLALEKSANPQVRQFALRLVEDHRRHLQDLKAWGSSPSMDMVVADLTQPRTTAGIGGSGSKDGGLIPGPSLPMQRADARLEQAVAYAQQHLDVLRKAQGQDFDEAFLKRVIEDQEEGLRLVKQAQATYKNDGAFTLMLDRTGNLADRHLQRAQGLKESFE, encoded by the coding sequence GTGGCGGTCCTTGCGGCCCTGTGGGGCACCTGCCCCCTGCTGGGGCTCACCGCCCGGGCGGAGGCGCCCCAGCAGGGGCAGACGCGAAACGTCTTGTCAGCGCGGGACCTGCTCCTGGGACAGCTCGCCCTCTTCGACGCGAAGGCCATCGCGGCAGGCAACCTGGCGTTGGAGAAGTCGGCCAACCCGCAGGTGCGGCAGTTCGCGTTGCGGCTGGTGGAGGACCACCGCCGGCACCTGCAGGACTTGAAGGCGTGGGGAAGCTCGCCGTCCATGGACATGGTGGTGGCGGACCTCACGCAGCCCCGGACCACGGCGGGGATTGGCGGCTCGGGGAGCAAGGACGGGGGCCTCATCCCGGGGCCGAGTCTGCCCATGCAGCGCGCGGACGCCCGCCTGGAGCAGGCCGTGGCGTATGCCCAGCAGCACCTGGACGTGCTCCGCAAGGCGCAGGGCCAGGACTTCGACGAGGCCTTCCTGAAGCGCGTCATCGAGGACCAGGAGGAAGGCCTGCGGCTCGTGAAGCAGGCGCAGGCGACGTACAAGAACGATGGGGCGTTTACCCTCATGCTCGACAGGACGGGCAACCTCGCGGACCGTCATCTGCAGCGGGCTCAAGGGCTGAAAGAGTCATTCGAGTGA
- a CDS encoding glycosyltransferase: protein MARILMAAHPTAGHTNALRAIGGRLRELGHDLAIATVVAPARFPGLMPEPLRFAAQLPEALRQDGLRLVPLRPSPAALWYGARITRARGLDELGWALRLFTTGMEGHARRIAEEIEASGTDVVLADYLMPAALLAARRTRRPYVALYHSALPFPVEGAAPFGSGLEDDAPRDAAWTQAEQRGLALLRWFDARVARAAKRLRVPLKTSGLLAAPISDDLNLMATTPALEPGLEPLPGPVEMTGPCLPRPTPASLDDPALTAIRPGRMHVYVSLGTVFNDQPHVFHAILDGLARHDVDVVVSAGASFERLQARAGPRTQVFRRVPQVPLLQKVDLVVTHGGNNTVQESLAAGRPMVVVPFGGDQLANARRVERLGVGRAVPPSALSADAIAHALTQVSQPEVATKARALAATLEGVDGTERAAQAVLRLLTT from the coding sequence ATGGCGAGGATTCTCATGGCGGCCCACCCCACGGCGGGTCACACCAACGCACTGCGCGCCATTGGTGGGCGCTTGCGTGAGCTCGGCCACGACCTGGCCATCGCGACGGTCGTGGCGCCGGCGCGCTTTCCCGGCCTGATGCCAGAGCCGCTGCGCTTCGCCGCCCAGCTTCCGGAAGCCCTGCGCCAGGACGGGCTCAGGCTGGTGCCCCTGCGCCCCTCTCCGGCCGCGCTCTGGTACGGCGCGCGCATCACCCGGGCCCGGGGGCTCGACGAGCTGGGGTGGGCGCTCCGGCTGTTCACCACCGGCATGGAGGGGCACGCACGGCGCATCGCCGAGGAAATCGAAGCCTCTGGGACTGACGTCGTGCTGGCGGACTACCTCATGCCCGCGGCCCTGCTCGCGGCCCGGAGGACACGGCGCCCCTATGTGGCGCTGTATCACTCCGCCCTTCCCTTCCCCGTGGAGGGCGCGGCGCCTTTTGGCAGTGGGCTCGAGGACGACGCCCCCCGCGATGCCGCATGGACCCAGGCCGAGCAACGGGGGCTCGCGCTGCTGCGCTGGTTCGATGCGCGTGTCGCCCGTGCCGCGAAGCGCCTGCGCGTCCCCTTGAAGACGAGCGGACTGCTCGCGGCGCCCATCTCCGACGACCTCAACCTGATGGCGACGACGCCGGCGCTGGAGCCCGGCCTCGAGCCGCTGCCCGGCCCGGTGGAGATGACTGGCCCGTGCCTGCCCCGGCCCACGCCCGCGAGCCTGGATGACCCCGCGCTCACCGCCATCCGGCCCGGCCGCATGCACGTCTACGTGTCACTGGGCACGGTGTTCAACGACCAGCCGCACGTCTTCCACGCCATCCTGGACGGGCTGGCGCGGCACGACGTGGACGTGGTGGTCAGCGCGGGTGCCAGCTTCGAACGGCTCCAGGCCCGCGCGGGCCCGCGCACGCAGGTGTTCCGCCGCGTCCCCCAGGTGCCCCTGCTTCAGAAGGTGGACCTGGTGGTGACGCACGGTGGGAACAACACCGTGCAGGAGTCGCTCGCGGCCGGGCGGCCCATGGTCGTCGTGCCCTTCGGCGGCGACCAGCTCGCGAACGCGCGGCGCGTGGAGCGGCTGGGCGTGGGCCGCGCCGTGCCGCCCTCCGCGCTGAGCGCCGACGCCATCGCCCACGCGCTCACCCAGGTGTCCCAGCCAGAGGTGGCCACCAAGGCCCGCGCCCTGGCCGCAACGCTGGAGGGTGTGGACGGCACCGAACGCGCGGCCCAGGCCGTGCTGCGGCTCCTCACGACATGA
- a CDS encoding mechanosensitive ion channel family protein, whose protein sequence is MRRGFALLLMLLLPLPGFALNGGLGEPPVDVDRRTPMATAAGFLDAAHARDAARAPHYLSLSHLPPEQQAEEGLRLARRLVFVMDRMLWLDYSNISQKPEGDPADPVYDSLGQIPLPRGAVDIRLQRMERPEGAVWVFSEDTVRAIDTLFTVYGSPVLEKLPPLLFVRPVWVLELWQWLGLGVLLVAAWLAGRLVEAVALRVGSRATGITQSGWDDQLVAAGKGPLRHPVAALVVASGTRMLLLPPPAQQVVDLVARSLVIASLAWFLMRFVKLAAGFLEHRVGTESQDVARVRGLRTQLAVMRRVIECTVVLVAGSLLLLQFEAVRNVGVSLLASAGIAGLVLGLAAQKSISTLLAGIQLSITQPVRIGDTVIVEGEWGWVEEITLTYIVVKVWDLRRLVVPMSHFLDKPFQNWSKVSPDIMGTAEVFVDFRTDVPAVRAELRRICETDGVGLWDGKVAGLQVTECTERTIKLRALVSAPDSGKAWDLRCMVREKLIAFLQKQPHGLPLLRAEATHANVQDGAAVTLGVVPLSGPAGANVVVAAKRQD, encoded by the coding sequence ATGCGCCGTGGCTTCGCCCTGCTCCTGATGTTGCTGCTGCCCCTGCCGGGCTTCGCGCTGAATGGAGGGCTGGGCGAGCCCCCAGTGGATGTGGACCGCCGCACGCCCATGGCGACAGCGGCGGGCTTCCTGGACGCGGCCCACGCGCGGGACGCGGCGCGCGCGCCCCACTACCTGTCGCTGTCCCACCTGCCTCCGGAGCAGCAGGCGGAAGAGGGGCTGCGGCTGGCGCGGCGGCTGGTGTTCGTGATGGACCGGATGCTGTGGCTGGACTACTCGAACATCAGCCAGAAGCCGGAAGGTGACCCGGCCGACCCCGTCTACGACTCGCTGGGGCAGATTCCGCTGCCGCGCGGCGCGGTGGACATCCGCCTGCAGCGTATGGAGCGCCCGGAGGGGGCCGTCTGGGTCTTCAGCGAGGACACGGTGCGCGCCATCGACACGCTCTTCACCGTGTACGGCTCGCCCGTGCTGGAGAAGCTGCCGCCGCTGCTCTTCGTGCGGCCGGTGTGGGTGCTGGAGCTGTGGCAGTGGCTGGGCCTGGGGGTGCTGCTGGTGGCGGCGTGGCTGGCGGGCCGGCTGGTGGAGGCGGTGGCGCTGCGGGTGGGCTCGCGGGCGACGGGCATCACGCAGTCGGGGTGGGACGACCAGTTGGTGGCGGCGGGGAAGGGGCCCTTGCGGCACCCGGTGGCGGCGTTGGTGGTGGCTTCCGGCACGCGGATGCTGCTGTTGCCTCCGCCCGCGCAGCAGGTGGTGGACCTGGTGGCGCGCTCGCTCGTCATCGCGTCGCTGGCGTGGTTCCTCATGCGCTTCGTGAAGCTGGCAGCGGGCTTCCTGGAGCACCGCGTGGGCACGGAGAGCCAGGACGTGGCGCGGGTGCGCGGGCTGCGCACGCAGCTGGCCGTCATGCGCCGGGTCATCGAGTGCACCGTGGTGCTGGTGGCGGGCTCGCTGCTGCTGCTCCAGTTCGAGGCGGTGCGCAACGTGGGTGTGTCGCTGCTGGCCTCCGCGGGCATCGCCGGCCTGGTGCTGGGCCTCGCCGCGCAGAAGTCCATCTCCACCCTGCTGGCGGGCATCCAGCTCTCCATCACCCAGCCGGTGCGCATTGGCGACACCGTCATCGTGGAGGGCGAGTGGGGCTGGGTGGAGGAAATCACCCTCACGTACATCGTCGTGAAGGTGTGGGATTTGCGCCGGCTGGTGGTGCCGATGAGCCACTTCCTCGACAAGCCCTTCCAGAACTGGAGCAAGGTGTCGCCGGACATCATGGGTACCGCGGAGGTGTTCGTGGACTTCCGCACGGACGTGCCAGCGGTTCGCGCCGAGCTGCGGCGCATCTGCGAGACGGACGGCGTGGGCCTGTGGGACGGCAAGGTGGCGGGCCTTCAGGTGACGGAGTGCACCGAGCGCACCATCAAGCTGCGCGCGCTGGTGAGCGCGCCGGATTCGGGCAAGGCGTGGGACTTGCGCTGCATGGTTCGTGAGAAGCTCATCGCGTTCCTCCAGAAGCAGCCGCATGGCCTGCCGCTGCTGCGCGCCGAGGCGACCCACGCGAACGTCCAGGATGGCGCCGCCGTCACGCTCGGCGTGGTGCCACTGTCCGGGCCCGCTGGCGCCAACGTCGTGGTAGCGGCCAAGCGCCAGGACTGA
- a CDS encoding trypsin-like serine protease: MRITRTASRRKLFGALLCTLSVAACGPAPEGEPSGEKPPETGSQEHPVVYGTDNRTDVYAYPASVLRTRAEKSTVALMNPSDFNTSNPNNVTFNASTLQSAYNLCSTQRFLNDPTPAFCSGTLIDDDLVLTAGHCITSASACANTRFVFNFYRTSATTLQTVTTADIFSCQSIVARQQGTVGGRNLDFAVVRLDRPATPRFEPAPVRPGNTALPLSTGVSVIGSGSGIPFKIDDGGWVRDARAGTLDYFVANTDTFGGNSGSGVYENNNVTVAGILVRGVTDYVSQGGCNVVNQCTDTGCGGESITYVRPAIDAYCAVAGSMRLCGTTEPPPPPPVQTFTFSATNTNSAQQNTTNVSVTLAAGQTLSFGTCSLPQATATGDTYLRLYNTATNTQVAANDDSCSLLSYVSFTAPAAGTYQMRVGCYSSGSCSGTVAYSIQ; the protein is encoded by the coding sequence ATGCGCATCACCCGTACCGCCTCTCGCAGAAAGCTGTTCGGCGCGCTGCTGTGTACCCTCTCTGTCGCGGCCTGCGGCCCGGCGCCCGAAGGAGAGCCCTCCGGTGAGAAGCCCCCCGAGACGGGTTCGCAGGAGCATCCCGTCGTCTATGGCACCGACAACCGCACGGACGTCTATGCCTATCCGGCGTCCGTGCTGCGGACCCGGGCCGAGAAGTCCACCGTGGCGCTGATGAATCCGTCGGACTTCAACACCTCCAATCCCAACAACGTCACCTTCAACGCCAGCACGCTGCAGAGCGCCTACAACCTCTGCTCCACGCAGCGCTTCCTGAATGACCCGACGCCGGCCTTCTGCTCGGGGACGCTCATCGATGATGACCTGGTGCTCACCGCGGGGCACTGCATCACCAGCGCGTCCGCCTGCGCCAACACGCGCTTCGTCTTCAACTTCTACCGCACGTCGGCGACGACGCTGCAGACGGTGACCACGGCCGACATCTTCTCCTGCCAGTCCATCGTCGCGCGCCAGCAGGGCACGGTGGGCGGCCGCAACCTGGACTTCGCCGTCGTCCGGCTGGACCGTCCCGCCACGCCGCGCTTCGAGCCGGCGCCCGTTCGTCCGGGCAACACCGCCCTGCCGCTGAGCACGGGCGTGTCCGTGATTGGTTCCGGCAGCGGCATCCCGTTCAAGATTGACGACGGTGGCTGGGTGCGAGACGCCCGCGCCGGCACGCTGGACTACTTCGTCGCCAACACGGACACCTTCGGTGGCAACTCGGGCTCGGGCGTGTACGAGAACAACAACGTCACCGTGGCCGGCATCCTGGTCCGGGGCGTGACGGACTACGTCAGCCAGGGTGGCTGCAACGTCGTGAACCAGTGCACCGACACGGGCTGCGGTGGCGAGTCCATCACCTACGTGCGTCCCGCCATCGACGCGTACTGCGCCGTCGCGGGCAGCATGCGCCTGTGCGGCACCACCGAGCCGCCCCCGCCCCCGCCGGTTCAGACCTTCACCTTCTCCGCGACCAACACCAACAGCGCGCAGCAGAACACCACCAACGTCAGCGTGACGCTGGCGGCTGGCCAGACGCTGTCCTTCGGCACCTGCTCGCTGCCGCAGGCCACGGCCACGGGCGACACCTACCTGCGGCTGTACAACACGGCGACGAACACCCAGGTGGCGGCCAACGACGACTCCTGCAGCCTGCTGTCCTACGTGTCCTTCACCGCGCCCGCGGCGGGCACGTACCAGATGCGCGTCGGCTGCTACTCCAGCGGCAGCTGCAGCGGCACGGTGGCCTACTCCATCCAGTAG
- a CDS encoding HEAT repeat domain-containing protein → MRRSRLAVRTAALTSTLLFVGAVPVWFYFHPAAPEAVVVAAPVSASRLPLYRWTVGEERTYHFVWNDLQRVALPVPQQGEAPQTMDGTLSLEGELTLQALEVRAKGARVRLAVKRLDRHDATLSGQALFPDAAAVQAHLPQTASAWLELDARGALVAVRFSDAEPPLFRQVAQTLAAELFPTELRDAAEWSAVESTQTGEVEARFHFDGEDARLTRRRARYQSLRAAATAPAFRQSLSSLTHFDRDPEGFLAGVSHDEILDATHTDGRSLMSRRVRLRLAFSTRQQKPLPPATEDKPIVRAPSQVAFEGDEKLALTTSQADGMTVDAALQVLASATDPGAIPELGTFARRAIAALELEPHRAGELGQLFLQKGRSPAMRELMLDLLAGAGHAEAQATLRELIVSPEAREHAGAHGLMVQRAGFVREPEPETGRLLARMNTEARTAGDVGVERASAYALGAVVSRLPAGSPEVAEFLRPLEDALARADNAESLEHSLRALGNSGTARVMDLASPHLRDEAPEVRSAAAGALRTAPQEAATRMLLDALMSEPARAVQGALLDALNARTLGAPELERLSGWVVAGQLAPGAEAALLNVLTPRMDDSAAVLRMLQALSVRPGQQPATRARVMALMAQASASRGG, encoded by the coding sequence ATGCGTCGCTCGAGGCTCGCCGTCCGCACGGCCGCGCTGACCAGCACCCTGCTGTTCGTGGGCGCGGTGCCCGTCTGGTTCTACTTCCACCCCGCCGCGCCGGAAGCCGTGGTGGTCGCCGCGCCCGTGAGCGCCTCCCGGCTGCCGCTCTACCGGTGGACCGTGGGGGAGGAGCGCACGTACCACTTCGTCTGGAATGACTTGCAGCGCGTGGCGCTCCCCGTTCCGCAGCAGGGGGAGGCCCCCCAGACGATGGATGGCACGCTGAGCCTGGAGGGTGAGCTGACGCTCCAGGCCCTGGAGGTCCGTGCGAAGGGGGCGCGCGTGCGGCTGGCGGTGAAGCGGTTGGACCGGCACGACGCGACGCTCTCCGGCCAGGCGCTCTTCCCTGACGCCGCGGCCGTGCAGGCGCACCTGCCTCAGACGGCTTCGGCGTGGCTGGAGCTGGATGCCCGGGGCGCGCTCGTGGCCGTCCGGTTCTCCGACGCGGAGCCGCCCCTGTTCCGCCAGGTCGCGCAGACGCTGGCGGCGGAGTTGTTCCCCACGGAGCTGCGCGACGCCGCCGAGTGGAGCGCCGTCGAGTCCACGCAGACGGGCGAAGTGGAGGCGCGCTTCCACTTCGACGGCGAGGACGCGCGCCTGACGCGCCGCCGCGCGCGCTACCAGTCCCTGCGGGCCGCCGCCACGGCGCCAGCTTTCCGGCAGTCACTGAGCTCCCTCACGCACTTCGACCGGGACCCGGAGGGCTTCCTGGCCGGGGTGTCCCACGACGAAATCCTGGATGCCACGCACACCGATGGCCGTTCGCTGATGTCGCGGCGCGTCCGCCTGCGCCTCGCGTTCTCCACGCGTCAGCAGAAGCCGCTGCCGCCGGCCACGGAGGACAAGCCCATTGTCCGCGCGCCGTCGCAGGTGGCCTTCGAGGGCGACGAGAAGCTGGCGCTGACGACCAGCCAGGCCGACGGCATGACGGTGGACGCGGCGCTCCAGGTGCTGGCGTCCGCCACCGACCCCGGCGCCATCCCCGAGCTGGGCACCTTCGCGCGGCGGGCCATCGCCGCGCTCGAGCTGGAGCCTCACCGGGCCGGTGAGCTGGGGCAACTGTTCCTCCAGAAGGGCAGGTCTCCCGCGATGCGCGAGCTGATGCTGGACCTGCTGGCCGGCGCGGGGCACGCCGAGGCCCAGGCCACGCTGCGCGAGCTGATTGTCTCCCCGGAGGCCCGCGAGCATGCCGGCGCGCATGGGCTGATGGTGCAGCGCGCGGGCTTCGTCCGCGAGCCGGAGCCCGAGACGGGCCGGCTGCTGGCGCGGATGAACACGGAGGCCCGGACCGCCGGTGACGTCGGCGTAGAGCGCGCGTCGGCCTACGCCCTGGGCGCCGTCGTCTCCCGCCTGCCCGCGGGCAGCCCCGAGGTGGCTGAGTTCCTGCGCCCGCTGGAGGACGCTCTGGCGCGCGCGGACAACGCCGAGTCGCTGGAGCACTCCCTGCGCGCGCTGGGCAACAGCGGCACGGCGCGCGTCATGGACCTGGCGTCGCCCCATTTGCGTGACGAGGCGCCCGAGGTGCGCTCCGCCGCCGCGGGGGCCCTGCGCACCGCGCCCCAGGAGGCCGCCACGCGCATGTTGTTGGACGCGTTGATGTCCGAGCCAGCGCGTGCCGTGCAAGGCGCGCTGCTGGACGCGCTGAATGCGCGCACCCTGGGCGCACCCGAGCTGGAGCGCCTGAGCGGCTGGGTCGTGGCGGGGCAACTGGCGCCGGGCGCCGAGGCCGCGCTGCTCAACGTCCTCACCCCTCGCATGGACGACAGCGCCGCCGTCCTCCGGATGCTCCAGGCCCTCTCGGTCCGTCCCGGCCAGCAGCCCGCCACCCGGGCCCGCGTCATGGCGCTGATGGCCCAGGCCTCGGCCAGCCGCGGCGGCTGA